Proteins from a single region of Chrysemys picta bellii isolate R12L10 chromosome 9, ASM1138683v2, whole genome shotgun sequence:
- the LOC101938418 gene encoding TLR adapter interacting with SLC15A4 on the lysosome-like: MLAEGILTGIIYKERKQNIDKPHKCHRKDERETWKDHLIDTPAIKDFASESEKQNEIIAKGSKIENNKELQWKSKEELPAKEHSAHIKGTISKALHIPGREQIHDNQVDLYRSWSCHSIYQNYPDLHIGGDHVGGYMRDSGCIMDHISDELVDGPVLLSGDILLGHSPQNEPLEKTATKSLNGDEGGERSMTLHKQPLSNSVLNNYMDTKVEELYKQFFEENLTRCGSVTNLLTSSLIMNNLKQINLQISQEQTLETCKAREVLLHSLALFSFRNAASGNSSEFSTPNLQFSNSLSKRKSSRVQFTS, encoded by the coding sequence ATGTTGGCAGAAGGCATCCTAACTGGAATCATatacaaagaaagaaaacagaacatAGATAAACCCCACAAATGTCACAGAAAAGATGAAAGGGAAACCTGGAAAGATCACCTTATAGATACACCAGCAATTAAAGATTTTGCTTCAGAATCTGAGAAGCAGAATGAGATCATTGCAAAAGGTAGCAAAATTGAAAATAATAAAGAGCTTCAATGGAAATCTAAAGAAGAGCTACCTGCAAAAGAACATAGTGCACACATTAAAGGAACAATATCTAAAGCTTTACATATACCAGGAAGAGAACAAATTCATGACAACCAGGTGGATTTGTATAGATCCTGGTCATGCCACAGTATTTATCAAAACTATCCTGACTTACATATTGGAGGAGACCATGTAGGAGGTTATATGCGGGATTCAGGTTGCATTATGGACCACATAAGTGATGAACTTGTTGATGGCCCGGTTTTATTGTCAGGAGATATTCTATTGGGTCATTCCCCCCAAAATGAGCCTCTTGAAAAAACAGCTACAAAGTCCTTGAATGGTGATGAAGGTGGAGAAAGGAGTATGACACTCCACAAGCAGCCTCTTTCGAATTCTGTGCTGAATAACTACATGGATACAAAGGTGGAAGAGCTCTATAAACAGTTTTTTGAAGAGAACCTGACCAGGTGTGGTTCTGTAACAAACCTCCTGACTTCCAGTTTGATCATGAATAACCTAAAACAGATAAACCTTCAGATCTCCCAAGAACAGACTTTAGAAACATGTAAAGCTAGAGAAGTGCTTTTACATTCTCTAGCTTTGTTTAGTTTCCGCAATGCTGCCAGTGGAAACAGCTCTGAATTTAGCACTCCAAATTTACAGTTCTCAAACTCACTAAGCAAGAGAAAGAGCTCCCGGGTACAGTTTACATCATGA
- the LOC101937961 gene encoding SH3 domain-binding glutamic acid-rich-like protein 3 isoform X2, producing MGMGTIRVYYTSVTGSRQVKQKQAEVTRILDINKTKYELIDVSISEHLLQEMRAKAGNPNAVPPQIFNGDDYCGDFEMLYEATENEEVWKFLKMASIDKPAREEITV from the exons ATGGGCATGGGGACCATTAGGGTCTATTACACCAGCGTCACCGGATCCAGGCAG GTGAAGCAGAAACAGGCAGAAGTTACTCGAATTTTGGACATTAACAAAACAAAGTATGAGTTAATAGATGTATCCATCAGTGAACATCTGCTTCAAGAGATGAGGGCAAAGGCTGGTAATCCTAATGCAGTACCGCCTCAGATATTCAATGGTGATGACTACTGcgga gACTTTGAGATGTTATATgaagcaactgaaaatgaagaAGTTTGGAAGTTTCTGAAGATGGCATCAATAGACAAGCCTGCACGAGAGGAAATTACTGTTTAA
- the LOC101937961 gene encoding SH3 domain-binding glutamic acid-rich-like protein 3 isoform X1: MGMGTIRVYYTSVTGSRQVSEVKQKQAEVTRILDINKTKYELIDVSISEHLLQEMRAKAGNPNAVPPQIFNGDDYCGDFEMLYEATENEEVWKFLKMASIDKPAREEITV, from the exons ATGGGCATGGGGACCATTAGGGTCTATTACACCAGCGTCACCGGATCCAGGCAGGTGAGCGAG GTGAAGCAGAAACAGGCAGAAGTTACTCGAATTTTGGACATTAACAAAACAAAGTATGAGTTAATAGATGTATCCATCAGTGAACATCTGCTTCAAGAGATGAGGGCAAAGGCTGGTAATCCTAATGCAGTACCGCCTCAGATATTCAATGGTGATGACTACTGcgga gACTTTGAGATGTTATATgaagcaactgaaaatgaagaAGTTTGGAAGTTTCTGAAGATGGCATCAATAGACAAGCCTGCACGAGAGGAAATTACTGTTTAA